In one Selenomonadales bacterium genomic region, the following are encoded:
- the ilvB gene encoding biosynthetic-type acetolactate synthase large subunit, whose protein sequence is MLLTGAEIASEVLIEQGVTDIFGYPGGAVLTLYDAVYKSKFPHILTRHEQGAVHAADGYARITGKVGVCFATSGPGATNLITGIATAYMDSIPLVCITGQVGTSLIGKDSFQEADMSGITTPITKHNYLVKRVEDLPRVLKEAFFIASTGRPGPVVIDVAKDVFAAELEYEYPESVELKGYTGLFLGDSDEIEAASQAMQMARKPIIFVGGGVVLADMADEIRSFVKKTGIPVVSSLMGMGVMPSKEDCYLGMVGMHGTYTANMAVMQSDLLIGIGVRFDDRVTGIVEQFAPKAKKIHFDVDAAEINKNVVVDYRVCGDIRRTLPIFCKKVLRIKQDWRSHLLPWRAYLEKMKERYPLTYEAKDGELLAQHVIEMVSDYAKDDAIIVTDVGQHQMWTAQFYNFRHSRSFLTSGGLGTMGYGLPAALGAKLAQPHRQVILFTGDGSLMMNCQELATAADNNIDVKIILLNNGVLGMVSQWQRMFYGERYSQSQFKTKLDFIKLADAMGISGIRVTTEDELDTAIHRMFATEGAVLMEVVVPPKENVLPMVAAGKPLNEMVLGAEE, encoded by the coding sequence ATGTTATTGACCGGAGCAGAAATTGCGTCGGAAGTCCTGATCGAACAGGGCGTGACGGATATTTTCGGATATCCCGGCGGTGCCGTATTAACATTATATGATGCCGTTTATAAATCGAAGTTTCCGCATATTTTGACACGCCATGAGCAAGGTGCTGTTCATGCGGCCGATGGGTATGCGCGTATCACGGGCAAAGTCGGTGTTTGTTTTGCAACGAGCGGTCCGGGTGCGACGAATTTGATCACGGGTATCGCGACCGCTTATATGGATTCGATTCCTCTTGTATGTATTACAGGTCAGGTCGGTACATCGCTTATCGGTAAGGATTCGTTCCAAGAAGCCGATATGAGCGGTATTACGACACCAATTACTAAACATAATTATCTGGTCAAACGCGTCGAAGATTTGCCGCGTGTGTTGAAGGAAGCGTTCTTCATTGCATCGACAGGTCGTCCCGGTCCTGTCGTTATTGACGTGGCCAAAGATGTGTTTGCGGCAGAACTTGAATATGAATATCCCGAATCGGTAGAACTCAAAGGATATACAGGATTGTTCCTTGGTGATTCTGATGAGATCGAAGCCGCTTCGCAGGCAATGCAGATGGCACGCAAACCTATTATTTTTGTCGGCGGCGGTGTCGTACTTGCCGATATGGCGGATGAGATTCGTTCGTTCGTTAAGAAAACAGGTATCCCTGTCGTTTCCAGTTTGATGGGGATGGGTGTCATGCCGAGCAAAGAGGATTGTTATCTCGGTATGGTCGGTATGCATGGTACATATACGGCGAATATGGCTGTTATGCAGAGCGATCTTTTGATCGGTATCGGTGTGCGTTTCGATGACCGTGTAACAGGTATCGTGGAACAGTTCGCACCGAAAGCGAAGAAGATACATTTTGATGTTGATGCGGCAGAGATCAACAAGAACGTAGTCGTTGATTATCGCGTATGCGGTGATATTCGTCGTACACTTCCGATCTTCTGCAAAAAAGTTCTTCGTATCAAACAGGATTGGCGTTCGCATCTCTTACCGTGGCGTGCGTATCTCGAGAAGATGAAAGAACGCTATCCGTTGACATACGAAGCCAAAGACGGCGAGCTGCTTGCGCAGCACGTGATCGAGATGGTCAGCGATTATGCAAAAGATGATGCGATCATCGTAACTGATGTCGGTCAGCATCAAATGTGGACAGCACAGTTCTATAATTTCCGTCATTCGCGTTCGTTCTTGACGTCGGGCGGTCTTGGTACGATGGGGTATGGCTTGCCTGCCGCACTTGGTGCAAAATTGGCACAACCGCATCGTCAAGTCATTCTGTTTACGGGTGACGGCAGTTTGATGATGAATTGTCAAGAACTTGCGACAGCGGCTGACAATAATATTGATGTGAAGATCATTCTTCTCAACAACGGTGTGCTCGGTATGGTATCGCAATGGCAGCGTATGTTCTACGGTGAACGTTATTCGCAGTCGCAGTTTAAAACGAAGCTCGATTTTATCAAGCTGGCAGATGCAATGGGTATCAGCGGCATACGCGTTACAACGGAGGATGAGTTGGATACGGCGATCCATCGTATGTTTGCAACTGAAGGCGCAGTCTTGATGGAAGTCGTTGTACCGCCGAAAGAAAATGTTCTGCCGATGGTTGCCGCAGGCAAACCGTTGAATGAGATGGTATTGGGGGCAGAAGAATGA
- the ilvN gene encoding acetolactate synthase small subunit, which translates to MKKYLLALLVDNRPGVLTHVSGLISRRAFNIESIAAGYTEEEDVTRINIVVSVNDELELDQVVNQLNKLIDIIKIVNLTKFDPIQRELVMIKVKASPATRTDIMNIVEIFRAKIVDINRETMVIELTGEQSKIDALCNVLKDHEIIEIARTGAIALSRGPIPAKRL; encoded by the coding sequence ATGAAAAAGTATTTGTTAGCACTTTTGGTTGACAACCGTCCGGGGGTATTGACGCACGTATCGGGTCTTATCAGCCGTCGTGCATTCAATATCGAGAGTATTGCCGCAGGTTATACGGAAGAAGAAGACGTTACTCGTATCAATATCGTGGTATCGGTCAACGATGAGTTGGAATTAGATCAAGTCGTCAATCAGCTCAATAAGCTCATTGATATTATCAAGATCGTCAACTTGACGAAATTCGATCCGATCCAACGCGAACTTGTTATGATAAAGGTTAAAGCAAGCCCTGCAACGAGAACGGATATTATGAATATCGTTGAGATTTTCCGTGCGAAGATCGTCGATATCAATCGTGAAACGATGGTCATTGAGTTGACGGGTGAGCAGAGCAAGATCGATGCGCTCTGCAACGTATTGAAAGACCATGAGATCATTGAGATCGCGCGTACAGGTGCGATCGCGTTGTCGCGCGGTCCGATCCCGGCGAAGAGATTGTAA